Sequence from the Terriglobales bacterium genome:
GTCTCGCTTCCCGCGCTGCGGCACAATTACTGCGCGGTGCGCGACTACGTCGCGCCGGCCACGGTCTGCGCTGTTCTCAAGGCCGATGCCTACGGCCACGGCGCCGTCGAGTGCGCGGAAGCCCTGGAATCCGAAGGCGCCACCTGGTTCGGCGTCACCTCCACCGGCGAAGGCGTCGAGCTTCGCCAGGCGGGCGTCAAGGCCCGCATCCTCCTGATGACCGGCTTCTGGCAGGGCGAGGAGGAAGATGTTCTGCGCTACGACCTCACCCCCGCGGTCTGGGAGCCCTTCCATCTCGAGCTGCTCGATCGCGCCGCCCTCAAGTTCAACCCCAAGGGCAAAGCGATTCCCGTCCACCTCAAGGTGGATACCGGCATGACCCGCCTCGGCATCGCCTGGGAAGGCTCCGAAGGCATGGTCGAACTGCTCAAGTCCTTTCCTCGTCTCACGCTCGAGGGTGTGGCCACGCACCTGGCATCCTCGGAAGTGGTCGGCGCCGCCGACGTCGAGCTGCAAAGCCGCCGTTTCGACCAGGTTCTGCAGGCGCTGGCCGGGCGCGGATGTTCGCCCAGGTACGTGCACATGGCCAACAGCGCCGCTGTAGCTCTCCGCCGGGCCGCCTGGAAGACCATGGTTCGCCCGGGCCTCTGTCTTTATGGCTACTTCCTCAAGTTTCGCTGCCCCGATGGCAAGGCCGCGGATTCCCCCCTGCCCTTCGCGCCGGAGCCGGTCCTCTCCTGGAAGACGCGCATCCTCACCCTGCGTGATGTTCTGGCCGGCCAGGCCCTGGGCTATGGCGGCACTTATGTGACGCCGGGACCATCCCGCATCGCCGTGCTTCCGGTGGGCTACGCCGATGGCCTCAACCGCCAGCTCTCCAACCGCGGCCGGGTTGTCGTCCGCGGCCAGTACGCCCGTATCGTCGGCAACATCTCGATGGATATCACTCTGATTGACGTCACCCACATTCCCGGCGCTGCCGTTGGCGACGAAGTCGTCCTGCTGGGCCGCAATGGCGGGCTCTCCGTCAGCCCCCACGAACACGCCGCCATTGCCGCCACCGTGCCCTACGAGATCCTCTGTGCCATCTCCAAGCGCGTGCCGCGCCGCTATCGGAAATAGCCTCCAGCGATTGTTTCCCGGCGAGACGGGGAGTACGATGACGACATTCGGGGGCACGCGACCTGCCGTGTGCTGGCCTCCATGGTGGCCCCACAGAGAAAACCGGTGGACCTTCACTCCAGCGAAGACCTGGCAGGCTCGACCGTAGGCCGCTACCTGGTGCGGGAGCGCCTGGGTGTCGGCGGTATGGGCGAGGTCTATCGCGCCGAGGACCCCACTCTGAAGCGCCCCGTCGCCCTCAAGCGCCTGGCCGCGCGTTTGCGCGCCGATCCCCACTATCGCCGCCGTTTCCTCAGCGAGGCCGAGCGCGCCTCCGCCCTGAACTGCGGTTCGATAGCCTCCATCTATGACGTCGTCGAGAAGGGCGACCAGGTCTTCCTGGTCATGGAGTACGTCGAGGGCGTTACCCTGCGCCGCCGGCTGCGGGAGTCCATACCGCTGTCCGAGTTCTACCGTATCGCCGAACAGTGCCTGGAGGCCCTGGTGGCCGCCCACGAGAAGGGCATCATCCACCGTGACATCAAGCCGGAAAATATCATGCTCACCCCGACCGGCGAGGTGAAGGTGCTCGACTTCGGGCTGGCGCGCCGCCAACTGCTCTCCGAGGAGACCCTCGATAGCTCCCAGCTCACCAGTCACACCTCGAACCTGGCGGGCACGCCCGGCTACATGGCGCCGGAGCTGCTTCTGGAATCCGACCCCGGGCCGCGCACCGATATTTTTTCTCTCGGCGTGGTCTTCTTCGAGATGCTCCACCGCCGCCATCCCTTCCTTACCCGCAAGCTGGTAGTGGGAGACGGGCAGATCCTGGGAGAGGAATCCGTCACCACCCACAGCGTGCGCGTGCCGGCGGCCCTAGAGGCCCTCATCAAGCGCATGCTGGCCAAGGACCCCGACGCCCGGCTGAGCTCCGCGCGCGAAGCCCTGACCGAATTGCGCGCCATCGAGCAGGGCGCCACTCTGCCGGTCGTGCCCGCCGGCATCACCATCCAGTTGCGCACCCGGTTCCTGAAGGTGGCGGCGATCGTGCTGGCGGCGGTGGTGGTAGGCGTCGTGGCCTGGCAGTTCCGCAGGCCGCCCGTGCCTCCCGAGCGCATCCGCGTCGCGGTGCTGCCCTTCAGCAACCAGACCGGCAACGCCGCGCTCGAGCGCTTCCGCATGACCCTCACCCACATGCTGGTGCTCGACCTCACTGGTTCGCCCAACGTCCAGGTGCTGCCCTATGAGCGTCTGTTGGAACTGAGCCGTGGCTTCGAGGCCGGCGGCAAGGATATCTATCAGCCCGAAGCCATCAAGACCGTGGCCGATTATTCCGGCTCCCGTTATGTCGTCGTGCCCTCCATGTTCGCCGCCGGCAACATGCTGCGCCTCTCCGCTGAATTTCGTGACGTGCGCACCGGCGAGACCGTGGCCGCCGCCAAAGCCGAGCGCGCCCTCTCCGGTTCACCCGAGGAGACCTTCTACGCCATGCAGGATGAGCTTGCGGACAGCATCCAGGACTACTTCAAACGCGTCGGCCCCGGACAAACCTACGAAGCCCGGCCTCCCACCGGACGTCCGCGCACCGTCACCGCCGCCTTCAACTACACCGAGGCCAAGAACGCCCTCGCCCAGGGCAACACTGCACGCGCCCTCGGCTTCCTGCAGCGCGCCATTGATGAGGACCCGGACTTCGCCCTCGCCTACGCCCGCATGAGCCAGGTGTACGGGGCGCTCGGCTACGACGACCGTGCCCGCGAGCCTGCGGAAAAAGCCAGCCAGTTGATCCGGGGCGAGACCCCCGTCGTGGATGCGTTGCTCATCCAGGCCAACCTGGCCGAGCGCAACTACGACTACTCGCTGGCGGAACAGAAGTACCAGGAACTCATCCGCCTCTACCCCGATGATCCTGATGCGCTCGCCGGCCTCGCCGCGGTGCACATCAACCAGGTGCGCTACGCGGCTGCCATCTCGCGCTACCTGGAAGCGCTCCGGCTCGATCCCAATTACGTGGTCGTGCACCAGAGATTGAGCTGGCTCTACACCCGTACCGGCGACCTGGCCAGGGCGGTCGAGCACGGCCAGCGCGCCGTCGAACTCTGCCGTGCGATCAACAATCGCGAAGGTGAAGTAGACGCTTTGCTCAATCTCGGCGAGATCTACCGGGTCAAGGGAGATGCCGCCAAGGCCTGGGAGACTGCGCAGGACGCCTCCCGCGTGGCGCAGTCGCTGGGCTATGAGGCCTCCTTGTTGGCCACGGAAAAGTTCCTCGGCGACGTCCTGGCTTCACAGGGAAAACTGGAGGAAGCCCGCCGCCACTATCTTCCCGTTATCGAAACCGGCGCCGAGGTGCGCAACAATCGGTTTCAGGCTCAAACCCTCATGAACATCGGCGTCACCTACTGGAACCAGGGTGACCTTGCCAAAGCCAGGGACTACTTCGAGCAGAGTCTCGCGCAATGGCGGCGTTATGGCGAGTACCGCGACGTGCCGGCACTCCGCCAGCGCGCTCAGCTTCTCGCCAACTTCGGCGCTCTCCTCATGCAGTCCGGTCCCGACCCCGAGCGCGGTGCGCGTTACGCGCAGGAGGCGCTTTCCCTGTTTCGGACCATGGGCGAAACCTATTGGGAGGCGCTCAGCTTGAGGAATCTCGGCACGCACAGCCTGAACGCCGGCTCCTTCCAGCAGGCCAACCAGTCGCTTCAACAGGCCCGCGATCTTTTCCAGAAGGTGCAGGCCGGCCCCCAGGTCACTCAGGCCACTTACTTCCAGGCGAGCGCATTCTTTTACCAGAATCGCTATCAGCTGGCTCGCCTGGCCGCCGATGCCGCCCTGGCACAGGCTCGGGAGGCGAAGCACCCCTTTCAGGTCCCCAACGTGGAACTCCTGAGCGGCTGGATCTATCTGCGTTTGGGCGACACCGCGCGCGCTCGTTCGCTGTTGGAGGAGGCGCTGCAAGCGGCCCTGAAGGGCGGGTACGGCGAGCTCCTTCCGGACGCCTATGCGGCACTGGGCGAACTGCATCTCGAACTCGGCGACCGTGGTCGCGCGCGCTCCTACTGGCAAAAGGGCGCAGTCCTCTGGAAGGAGCCCAGCGTTTCTGAGGCTTCCATCGAAGCACGGTCGAATCTGGGATTGCTTCTTGCCGAAGAAGGCACCGCAGATCGCGGCCTGGCGGAATGTCGCGCCGCCTTGCAGGGCGCGCGCCGCCTCCAGCACTACCACACCATCGCACGCGCCACGCTCAACCTGGCTCAAGTGCACCTCTTGCGTCATGAAGCCAAAATGGCGCTGGAAGTCCTGAACCCGCTCCTTTCTGCGCAGGCTGACCTGGGCGGCGAATGGCAGGCCCGAGCCTGGTTCTTGCAGGCCCAGGCGCTTGCAAATCTGGGCCAAAAGGAGCAGGCTGGTGCGGCTCGGCAGCGCGCCCGGGAGGCTATTCTGCAGTTGCAGCGCGAGTTGGATCCCGCCGACCGCCAGGGCTTCGCTTCCCGCCGCGATGTCCGCGCGATCCTCGAGGAGCCGCCCCTCCGGCGCGCCTCCTGAACCGTTATCATTACCGGCCTCTTAGTAAATCTCAGCGAGCCAAGGAGAGTGCTTTATGCCAGGTGGGACAGGAGAGATCGGCGGCGGTAGCTGCAACGTGAGCTTCCGATGTCCGGGCGTAAGACCCGCGTGGAGACCCCACGGCGGCAACCCGAACCCTGTGGGTGCAGCTGGCGATGCTGCCGAACTTGAGGATACGGCGCAGGCGTGTCCCTTCGACGTTCTGGTCACTTTCCCAGACAAGACGGCGCGAATCGTCACCGTGGACAGAGGCAAAAAGATCACGTTTCATTGGCCGTGGCCCCCGGCGGCCTCCACGGCAAAGCGCAAGCCAAAAGCGAAAGGTAAGCGCCGGCGTTCCAAGTGAGAGTTTCCGGAGCAGGGTTCGACCAAAAGGAGAACGCAATATGCCAGGCAGCGGAGAAATCGGCGGCGGTAGTTGCACGGTAAAGTTTCGAGCCAATGGCGTAATACCCACGGCCAGTCCGAACGCTGGTGGGGATGCCGAAGTCTATGACAGCGGGCAGGGTTGTCCCTTTGACGTGATCATTACCGTCGGTAACAGTACTGGGCAGCCAACTCCACTGCAAGCCGGCAGGTACAAGGTTACGCTGAACGCAGGCGACGAGGTGAAGTTTAGGTTCTGACGTTACGCCTTCTGTAGCGCTGCTATATTCATGGCGTGCCGCGCGGCCTCTACCGCCGCTGGATGCACGACTGGGAGACCCGCCTCACCACGCGGGACACCAATCGTGTCGTCCGCCCGTTCGAGCTGGGACTGGAGTGGACGCGTGGGTGGCCCCTTGCCAACGGCCACCCTCCCTCCGCCGGGCCCGGTCAGGAAGAGTTCCTGCGCGAACTCAACCGGCGCATTGTCGCCGAAAGCGACGTCTTCTTCTCCTATCAGACACCCCGCGACTTCCGCCTGGAGCGTCGTATCGCTGAACTTCATCCCACCGGCAACGGCCAGCCCCGCATCGCCTCCAGAGAGAGAAGGGAAGCGACCTTCCTGCGCTTCACCTCGCCCGTCTCCACGCCCCATGCGGAAAACAACCTGGTCTGCGCGCGCTGGTTCCCGGCCCGCGGCCGCCGGGCCGTGGTGGTGCTGCCGCAATGGAACTCGGATGCGGAAGGGCACAACGGGCTCTGCCGCATCCTGAATTTCGCCGGTGTTGCCGCCTTGCGGCTCAGCCTGCCCTATCACGATGTCCGCAAGCCGCCCGAGACCGAGCGCGCCGACTATGCCGTCAGTTCCAACGTGGCCCGCACCATCGACGCCGCCCGCCAGGCCGTCATCGACGTGCGCTGTTGCCTGGATTGGCTTGAGCGACAGAACTACGACTGGCTGGGCGTCGTGGGCACCAGCCTTGGCTCCTGCTATGCCTTCCTGGCCACGGCGCACGAGCCCCGCCTGCGCGTTAACGTCTTCAACCATGCCTCGCTGCATTTCGCCGACGTCATCTGGAGCGGCCAGTCCACCCGCCACATCCGCGCCGCTATCCCGGCTGATCTCACCCTCGACCGCCTGCGCAGCCTGTGGTCCGCCATCAGCCCCAGCTCTTACTTTGATAAGTTCGCAGAGCAGTCAGCGAAGAAGTCGCTCATCGTCTACGCGACGCACGACCTGACGTTCCTGCCCGAGGTCTCCCGAGCCATCATCGCCGAGTTCCGCCGCCGAAGGCTCGACCTCAGCGTCCGCGTCCTCCCCTGTGGCCACTACACCACCGGCGAAGCTCCCTTCAAATACCTTGACGCGTACTACATCGCCGCGTTTTTGGACCACGCGTTCGCCTGAAAGATTGAAAGGGCGCAGCGCGCGCCCTCTGAGAACCGAGAACTGAGAACTACTTGTTCTTCCACACCGGCTTTCTCTTCTCCACCACCGCCCTCAGCCCTTCCTGCACGTCCTCCAGCGCCATGAGCTGGTTGAGATAGATGTCGTGCGACTTCTTCATGGCCTCGGCCAGCGGCAGGCCCATGGCGCTGCCGATCACCTTCTTGGTCATCTCCAGCACCGGCCCGGAGAACTCCCCGATCCGCGCCAGCACTTCGTTCACGGTCTTTTCCAGTTCCGTTTCCGGCACGACCTTGTTCACGAACCCGATGCGCAACGCATCTTCCGCGCTCATCCGTTCGCCGGTCAGGATCAGCTCGTACGTCTTCTTGGGGCCGATGAGCTGCGGCAGCATGACGGCGGCGAACGGCGGGAACACTCCCAGCTTCACCTCCGGCTGCGCGAACGACGCCTTGGGCGTGGCGATCACGATGTCGCCGAAGGCCACCAGTTCCGAACCCGCACCGATCGCCGGCCCGTTGACGACGACGATGAGCGGTTTCGAAATCTCGCCCACCGCGACAAACACGCGGTTGAATGCGTCCAGGGTCTGGAAGACGCGGTCGGGCTTGGAATCTTCCAGTCCGATGCCTGCCGAGAACAGTTTCTGCGACGAATCGACCAGAATGGCCTTGATGTCTCCGCGACCGTTCAGGCTCTCGATGCCTTCCGCCATCTCGGTCATCAGCGGCACTGTGAGCACGTTGTGCGGCGGGTTGTTCAACGTCAGGCGCGCGACGTAACTGCTGGTGTCGAAGCGGATGAATTTGAAGCCCTGCGCGGCTGGGGTCGCGGCAGCCATAATGCACCTCACCTGGAAAGTTCCGGAGCGTGATTATCGTGCGAAACTCCGCCCCGGGCAAGCTCTCCCGTATCGGCAACGGCACCCGGCACGGTAGAATCACAGCATGAAGATCGCCCTCGGCGCCGACCATGCGGGCTACGAGCTCAAGGAGCAGCTTCGCAAGCTGCTGGCGGATCGCGGCATCGAGGTCCGCGACCAGGGCACGAATTCCGCAGACTCCGTCGATTATCCCGACTACGCCCGCAAGGTTGCCGAGGAAGTGGCCGCGCATCGCGCTGACTTCGGCATCCTGGTGTGCGGCAGCGGCATCGGCATGGCCATAGCGGCCAACAAGGTACCCGGGGTGCGCGCCGCCCACGTTACCTCGGAGTACGAGGCCCAGGTCAGCCGCGAGCACAATGACGCCAATGTGCTCGCGCTCGGAGGACGCACGCTCGACCCCTCCACGGCCTGGAAGCTGGTCGAGAAATGGCTGGCAACGCCTTTCGCCGGCGGCCGCCACCAGCGCCGCGTCGAGAAGATTGCGCAAATCGAGAAAGAGGAACTGCTGGCTGAAAAGAAGTGATTTGGGTTACCGACGCGACTGCGGTTTCGCCTTCTAGCGAGTAGCTAGGAGCTAGAAGCTAAGAGCCAATAGCCAAAAGCCAAGAGCCAAGAGCCAAGAGCGCTTCATGAACTCCGACTGGATGTCCCGCTCCCTTTCGCAGGTTGACCCGGAGACCGCCGCTGCTATCGACGCCGAAGCGCGCCGCCAGCACGAAGGTCTGGAACTCATCGCCTCAGAGAATTTCGTCAGCGAAGCCGTGCTGGAAGCCATGGGTTCGGTTTTCACCAATAAGTACGCCGAAGGCTACCCCGGCCGGCGCTACTACGGCGGCTGCGAGTTCACCGATATTGTCGAGAACCTGGCCCGCGACCGCGCCAAACAGCTCTTCGGCGCTGAGCACGCGAACGTCCAGCCGCACGCCGGCTCCCAGGCCAACATGGCGGCCTATGCCGCAGTGCTGCAGCCCGGCGACACCATTCTGGGCCTGAACCTGGCCCACGGAGGCCATCTCACGCACGGCCACCATCTGAATTTTTCCGGCAAGACCTACCGCATCGTCCCCTACGGCGTCACGCGCGAGACGGAAACCATCGACTACGACGAACTGGAAAAGCTCGCGCTCCAGGAGAAGCCCAAGCTCATCATCGGCGGCGGCAGTGCTTATCCCCGCATCATCGACTTCGCGCGCATGCGTCAGATCGCCGATAAGGTAGGAGCGCTTTACCTGGTCGACATGGCGCACTTCGCCGGCCTGGTCGCCGGCGGCGTGCATCCGTCACCGGTGCCGCACGCGCAAATCGTCACCTCCACCACGCACAAGACGCTGCGCGGCCCGCGCTCCGGCATGATTCTCTCCAAGACGGAGTTCGCCGCCGCCATCGACAAGACCGTGTTCCCCGGCATGCAGGGAGGCCCGCTGGTGCACATCATGGCGGCCAAGGCGGTCTGCTTCCAGGAAGCCATGCAGCCCGGCTTCCGCGACTACGCGCGCCAGATTGTCTCCAACGCCAAGGTGTTGGCGGAGACGCTCTCCGCCGAGGGTTTCCGGGTTATCTCCGGCGGCACCGACACCCATCTCATGCTGGTGGACGTCTTTTCCCGCGGCATGCTGGGCAGCGAGGCGGAAAAAGCGCTGGGCGAAGCCGGCATCACCGTGAACAAGAACGCCATCCCGTTCGACACCAACCCGCCGCTCAAGCCCAGCGGTATTCGCATTGGCACGCCCGCGGTGACCACGCGCGGCATGAGGGAAGAGGAGATGCGACAGATCGGCGGCTGGATCGGGCAGTCGCTCAACAACCGTGCCGACGCCATGGTGCTGGCCCGTATCCGCCGGCAGGTGCTGGAACTATGCGAGGCCTTTCCGCTCTACGCCGGTCGCCGCGCCCGCGCCGCCCAGCCTGCACCCGCCCGCTAGGGCGATTCCGCCCTGGGGATTGTCATCCCGAGTCCGCCGCGGCGGACAAGATCTGCGGTTCTTGTTCTTCGTTCGCGGCGCTACACTAGCCACTGGGCACTGGCCACGAGCCCCTGAATTGAAGATCGCTTTCGATATCCGCCGTCTGCGCAGCTTCGGCATCGGCACTTACATCCGCAATGTGGTGCAGAACCTGGCGCGCCTGGACCAGCGCAACCAGTACGTGCTGATCGGCCATGCCGAAGGCTTCGATGAGATCGGCCCCCTGCCAGCGAACTTCATGACCGAAGCCTTCCCGCCGGAGAGTTCAGCGCGCAACTATTTCGAGTTCCAGCAGGTGGTGCGTCTCTACGGCTGCGAGCTGGTGCACGTCCCGCATCTGTTCTGGCGGCCGCGTTCCATCCCCTGTCCGTATGTAGTGACCGTGCACGACCTGTTCACCTACATGCGGCCGCGTCCCCCACGCTCCGGGATGCGCCGCTTCCTGCGCTCCTGGCTCACGCGGCGCGTGCTCCGCCATGCTGAGCGCATCGTGGCCGTCTCTGATTTCACCCGCCACGACATCATGCGCCTGTTCGGCATCCCGGAATCGAAGATCGAAGTGCTCTATAACGCCATCGACAGCCGCTTCCGCCTGGGACACGCCACGGACACCGAGCGGCAACTCATCGCCGAGCGCTACCAGGTCCACTACCCGTTCCTTCTCTATGCCGGCAATATCAAGCCGCACAAGAACATCGTGCGCCTCATCGAGGCCTTCTCAGCGCTCAAGACCGAGCTGAAAAAGGAAGGGAAGTTCCCCGACCTCAAGCTCATCATCATCGGCGACGATCTCTCCCAGCATCCCGACCTGCGCCGTACCGTCATCCGCAGCGGCGTGCAGCACGACGTCCGCTTCCTGGGGTTCGTGCCGGTCGAGGTGCTGCGCATCTTCTACGACGCCGCCAAAATCTTCGTTTTCCCCTCGCTCTACGAAGGCTTCGGCCTGCCGCCGCTGGAGGCCATGGCCCACGGCACGCCGGTCGTGACTTCGAACGTCTCCTCGCTGCCGGAGGTCGTGGGCAATGCCGCCGTGCTGGTCAACCCGGAGAACGTCTTCGACATCATGCGCGCCCTGCACCGCGTCCTGGTCGACCAGCCCCTGCGCGAGCGCCTGAAGCAACGCGGCTACGAACAGATCCAGCGCTTCTCGTGGGAGACATCGGTGGCCCGCTTGATCGAGATTTACGAGGAAGTGAACGCCCGCCACGCCCGCGCCGCTTGAACAAGTTGCGTGCAGGAAGCTTGAAGCCCTCCCTCCCGCTCATCGCAGGAGGGAGGGCGCAGTAGCAATCGGGCCTGTAAGCCGAATTCTGTCCGCCGGCCGAAACCGACAGGACGGCCATTCCTCTGGGCCGGACATTGCTGTCCGGCTCTAGCGACCTACCCGGGAGTCCTGGCGCGCCGAGCCGGCACGCGCTCACCGCGTGAGCGGCGTTCTCCTCCCCTATTTGGTCTTGCTCCGTGTGGGGTTTGCCCTGCCCCGTGCATCGCTGCCCGGGCGGTGCGCTCTTACCGCACCTTTTCACCCTTACCCGCCGAAACGGGCGGTATCTTTTCTGTGGCACTCTCCGTCGGACGGGCTTGAACCCGCCCTCCCGGACGTTATCCGGCACACTGCTCTTCGGAGTTCGGACTTTCCTCCCCCGCCGCGGCTCGCGCCGCGCGGAAGCGACCGTCCGGCCCGTTTGCCTACACTTTCATTATACGGCCATTCCGTGCGCTTCATCCCGGCGAAAAACCGGGCCCTGGAACGCTCTTTGCTACACTTCCGTAGCTACACTCATAAGCGCCCATGAACCCGTTGGAAGCCATGCGTATCGCGCTGTTGTCGCTGTGGGCGAACAAGCTTCGCAGCGTGCTTACGCTGCTGGGCACCGTGATCGGTGTGGCCGCGGTGATCGCGGTCGTTACTTTCACCGAGGGTCTGAATCGCTACATGGCGGAGAGGGTTTTCAACCTCGGCGCTGACGTCATCATCATCAACAAGAGTTCCAACGTCATCACCAACGTGGAACAGTGGCTGGAAGCCCAGCGCCGCAAGGACATCACCTACGAGGACTACGAAGCGGTCCGCGACCAGTGCCGCTCCTGCAAGATCGTCGGCGCGTCCATCGGCACTTTCAGCGGCAATGTGAAATACGGCGACCGGGACAGCGAAAACACCGGCATTCGCGGCTGGACGCACTCCATGGGCCGCATCTACGACCTGGACCTCATCCTCGGCCGGCCTCTTACCGAAGCCGATGAGCGCGCCGGTTCGCACGTGGCCATGGTGGGCCATGACATCTATGAGAACCTGCTCGGTCCCGGCGACCCGTTGGGCAAGCTGATCCGCATCGATGGCCAGGAGTACGCCGTCATCGGCGTAGGAAAGAAGGAAGGTTCCTCCCTGGGACAGAGCCGCGATAACTGGGTGGCCATCCCGCTCACTTCCTGGATGCACCAGTACGGGACGCGGCGCAGCGTCCGCATCTGGATCAAGGCCTATGGTGTGGGCGCCGACCTGGAGCGCGCCGTCGACGAGGCCCGTGTCATCCTGCGTGCCCGCCGCCACGATCTCCCCGGCCAGCCCGACAGCTTTGAGGCCGATACCAATCAGACCTTCCTCAACATCTGGGCCAGCATCTCCAGCACCGTGTTCCTGGTCGTCACCATTCTGGCTTCCATCTCCCTCATCGTGGGCGGCATCGTCATCATGAACATCATGCTCATGGCGGTCACCGAGCGCACCCGGGAGATCGGCGTGCGCAAGGCGCTCGGCGCCCGCCGCATCGATGTGCTGATGCAGTTCCTCATCGAAGCCGTAACCATTGAGCTAGTGGCCGGCATCATTGGCGTGGTGCTGGGCGTCGCCGTTGCCAAGACGGTCACTCTGCTGGTGGGTATGCCCTCGGCCGTTCCCCCGTGGGCCATCGCGGCCGGCGTCATCGTGGCCGCCGCGGTGGGCGTATTCTTCGGCGTCTACCCTGCCAGCCGCGCCGCCCGGCTGGACCCCATCGTCGCGCTGCGTTTCGAGCTCTAGGAGACCTATGTATCAGCGTTCCGAATTCGCCGAAAACGCCGGAATGGCGCTCGAAACCCTGCGCAAGAACAAGGTTCGCTCCGGGCTCGCGGTGCTGGGCATCGCCATCGGCATCATGCTGGTCATCGCCGTTTCTTCAGTGGTGAACGCCCTCAACTCCAACGTCAGCGGCATGATCGCAGAAATGGGTTCCAACATCGTCATGGCCTTCCACCTTGACGTGTTCACCTTCGGCCGTGCCCCGGAGGGCTGGCGCACTCGGAAGCCGCTCTCGCTCGAAGATGCCGAGGCCATGAAGCACCTGCCCCACGTCAAGTACGTCACGGCCGGCGTGCGCAAGTTCCTTCCCGAGTTCGGCGTGGGGTCCTACGTGGTCAAGTACGGCGACCGCCGCGCCAAGAACGTCATCCTCGAAGGGGACACGCCTTCGGTGAAGGAAGTCTTCGATCTCACCATGCAGGAAGGCCGCTGGTTCAGCGAGTTCGATGAGCAGAACCGCTCGCCGGTCATCGTGCTCGGCTCGGAGACCGCCAAGACCCTGTTCGACACCCGCTCCGCCCTCGGCCGTGAAATCAACATCGAAGGCCAGACGTTCCAGGTCGTGGGCGTGGCCGCGCCCCGCAAGACCGTGCTTGGTTCCGGCTCCAACCCCGAAGACAACATCGTCTTCTTCCCGCTCTCTACATTTCGCAAGCTGCACCCCGAGCTGAAGGACCATTGGATCAGCGTTAAAGCCACTTCGCGGGAAGACATCCCCAAGGCCAAGGACGAGATGCGCGATCTCCTCCGCCGGCGTCGTCACCTGCGTCCCAACGAGCCCGACAACTTCGCCATCTTCACCCAGGATTCCATCACCCAGGTCT
This genomic interval carries:
- the alr gene encoding alanine racemase — its product is MESRPTWAEVSLPALRHNYCAVRDYVAPATVCAVLKADAYGHGAVECAEALESEGATWFGVTSTGEGVELRQAGVKARILLMTGFWQGEEEDVLRYDLTPAVWEPFHLELLDRAALKFNPKGKAIPVHLKVDTGMTRLGIAWEGSEGMVELLKSFPRLTLEGVATHLASSEVVGAADVELQSRRFDQVLQALAGRGCSPRYVHMANSAAVALRRAAWKTMVRPGLCLYGYFLKFRCPDGKAADSPLPFAPEPVLSWKTRILTLRDVLAGQALGYGGTYVTPGPSRIAVLPVGYADGLNRQLSNRGRVVVRGQYARIVGNISMDITLIDVTHIPGAAVGDEVVLLGRNGGLSVSPHEHAAIAATVPYEILCAISKRVPRRYRK
- a CDS encoding protein kinase, translating into MDLHSSEDLAGSTVGRYLVRERLGVGGMGEVYRAEDPTLKRPVALKRLAARLRADPHYRRRFLSEAERASALNCGSIASIYDVVEKGDQVFLVMEYVEGVTLRRRLRESIPLSEFYRIAEQCLEALVAAHEKGIIHRDIKPENIMLTPTGEVKVLDFGLARRQLLSEETLDSSQLTSHTSNLAGTPGYMAPELLLESDPGPRTDIFSLGVVFFEMLHRRHPFLTRKLVVGDGQILGEESVTTHSVRVPAALEALIKRMLAKDPDARLSSAREALTELRAIEQGATLPVVPAGITIQLRTRFLKVAAIVLAAVVVGVVAWQFRRPPVPPERIRVAVLPFSNQTGNAALERFRMTLTHMLVLDLTGSPNVQVLPYERLLELSRGFEAGGKDIYQPEAIKTVADYSGSRYVVVPSMFAAGNMLRLSAEFRDVRTGETVAAAKAERALSGSPEETFYAMQDELADSIQDYFKRVGPGQTYEARPPTGRPRTVTAAFNYTEAKNALAQGNTARALGFLQRAIDEDPDFALAYARMSQVYGALGYDDRAREPAEKASQLIRGETPVVDALLIQANLAERNYDYSLAEQKYQELIRLYPDDPDALAGLAAVHINQVRYAAAISRYLEALRLDPNYVVVHQRLSWLYTRTGDLARAVEHGQRAVELCRAINNREGEVDALLNLGEIYRVKGDAAKAWETAQDASRVAQSLGYEASLLATEKFLGDVLASQGKLEEARRHYLPVIETGAEVRNNRFQAQTLMNIGVTYWNQGDLAKARDYFEQSLAQWRRYGEYRDVPALRQRAQLLANFGALLMQSGPDPERGARYAQEALSLFRTMGETYWEALSLRNLGTHSLNAGSFQQANQSLQQARDLFQKVQAGPQVTQATYFQASAFFYQNRYQLARLAADAALAQAREAKHPFQVPNVELLSGWIYLRLGDTARARSLLEEALQAALKGGYGELLPDAYAALGELHLELGDRGRARSYWQKGAVLWKEPSVSEASIEARSNLGLLLAEEGTADRGLAECRAALQGARRLQHYHTIARATLNLAQVHLLRHEAKMALEVLNPLLSAQADLGGEWQARAWFLQAQALANLGQKEQAGAARQRAREAILQLQRELDPADRQGFASRRDVRAILEEPPLRRAS
- a CDS encoding enoyl-CoA hydratase/isomerase family protein: MAAATPAAQGFKFIRFDTSSYVARLTLNNPPHNVLTVPLMTEMAEGIESLNGRGDIKAILVDSSQKLFSAGIGLEDSKPDRVFQTLDAFNRVFVAVGEISKPLIVVVNGPAIGAGSELVAFGDIVIATPKASFAQPEVKLGVFPPFAAVMLPQLIGPKKTYELILTGERMSAEDALRIGFVNKVVPETELEKTVNEVLARIGEFSGPVLEMTKKVIGSAMGLPLAEAMKKSHDIYLNQLMALEDVQEGLRAVVEKRKPVWKNK
- the rpiB gene encoding ribose 5-phosphate isomerase B, producing MKIALGADHAGYELKEQLRKLLADRGIEVRDQGTNSADSVDYPDYARKVAEEVAAHRADFGILVCGSGIGMAIAANKVPGVRAAHVTSEYEAQVSREHNDANVLALGGRTLDPSTAWKLVEKWLATPFAGGRHQRRVEKIAQIEKEELLAEKK
- the glyA gene encoding serine hydroxymethyltransferase, translating into MNSDWMSRSLSQVDPETAAAIDAEARRQHEGLELIASENFVSEAVLEAMGSVFTNKYAEGYPGRRYYGGCEFTDIVENLARDRAKQLFGAEHANVQPHAGSQANMAAYAAVLQPGDTILGLNLAHGGHLTHGHHLNFSGKTYRIVPYGVTRETETIDYDELEKLALQEKPKLIIGGGSAYPRIIDFARMRQIADKVGALYLVDMAHFAGLVAGGVHPSPVPHAQIVTSTTHKTLRGPRSGMILSKTEFAAAIDKTVFPGMQGGPLVHIMAAKAVCFQEAMQPGFRDYARQIVSNAKVLAETLSAEGFRVISGGTDTHLMLVDVFSRGMLGSEAEKALGEAGITVNKNAIPFDTNPPLKPSGIRIGTPAVTTRGMREEEMRQIGGWIGQSLNNRADAMVLARIRRQVLELCEAFPLYAGRRARAAQPAPAR